The Mycolicibacterium mucogenicum DSM 44124 genomic sequence CGACTGCGTCACCGTGACGATCAAGCCCGGCAGCGGATGGCAATCGCACATCCCCGGCCAGTACGCTCGCATCGGGATCGATGTCGACGGGGTACGCCAATGGCGCACCTACTCGCTGACCTCGCACACCGATCGCCCCGATGGGCACATCGCGATCACCGTGAAAGCCGTCGCGGACGGAACGGTCAGCAACTACCTGGTGCGTCGCGCCACTGTCGGCACGCTGGTGCACCTCGACCAGGCCGCCGGCGACTTCGTCCTTCCCACCGCTGCTCCGGACAAACTGCTGTTCGTCGCCGCCGGCAGCGGCGTCACCCCGATCATGGGCATCCTGCGCAACCTCGCCGATAGCAGGGACACCGACGCGGTGGTCGTGCACTGCGCGCCGACGCCCGACGACATGATCTTCGCCGGGGAGCTGCGCGAACTGGCTGCGCGCGGCCGGATCCGGCTGATCGAGGTCCACACCGCCACCGACGGTCGGCTCGACGTGACGCGCCTGCAGGAACTGGTCGGCGATCTCACCGGGCGCCACACCTGGGCGTGCGGACCCGCCGGACTACTCGATGCGCTGCAACAGCATTGGACCAAGTCCGGCATGGCCGACCGGTTGCACACCGAACGGTTCCGCGCCGAAATCCTCGCCACCGGCGACGGCGGCACCGTGACATTCAGCAAGAGCGGCACCACCACCGAGGCCGCCGGCGATCAGACGCTGCTCGACACCGGAGAGGCCGCCGGCGTCCTGATGCCCTCGGGCTGCCGGATGGGCGTGTGCTTCGGCTGCGTCGTCCCCCTCCGCCGCGGAGCAGTGCGCGACGTGCGCACGGGCGACCTCACCACCGCCGTCGAAGGCGACGGCGTCGTAATCCAAACCTGCATCAGCGCAGCCGCCGGCGCCTGCGATATCGACATCTGATCGAAAACTGCCTTCACACAAGGAGTTACGCCATGACTGCAATCCAACGCAAACTCAACAACCCCGTCGCGCACCTCTCTGAGGCCGACATCGAGAACATCGGCATCGAGCTCGACGCGATCCGCGCCAACGTCATCGCCAGCCGCGGCGAACAAGACGCCGCCTACATCCGCAAGGTCATCGCCGGCCAGCGCAAGCTCGAGCTGACCAGCCGCGCCGTGCTGTTGTTCTCGCTGTTCCCGCCGGCATGGATCGCCGGCACCGCCGGGCTCGCCGTGTCGAAGATCATCGACAACATGGAAATCGGCCACAACGTGATGCACGGCCAGTGGGACTGGATGCGCGACCCGAAGATTCACTCCACGACGTGGGAATGGGACAGCGCGTCGCCCGCCGCGATGTGGAAGCACTCGCACAACGAGCTGCACCACACGTACACCAACGTGCTCGGCAAGGACCAGGACCTCGGCTACGGCATCATGCGCGTCGACGAAGATCAGCGGTGGAGTCCCTTCTACCTGATGCAGCCGCTGACCAACTTCATCAACGCCTGCTTCTTCCAATACGGCATCGCCGCGTACGACCTGCAGATCGGCCGCTACCTCAAGGGCAAGACCGACAAGGAAGAATTCCGCCGTCAGGGCAAGGAAGTGCTGGCCAAGACCGGCCGCCAGGCGCTGAAAGACTATGTCCTGCACCCGCTTCTGTCGGGACCGTCGGCACTGACCACGCTCACCGCGAATCTGACGGCCAACCTCATCCGCAATTGGTGGACCCACTCGGTCATCATGTGCGGACACTTCCCCGAAGGCGTCGAGACGTTCGAGAAGGCGTCCATCGAGGGCGAGACCCGCGGCGAGTGGTACCTGCGGCAGATGCTCGGCTCGGCCAACATCTCCGGCGGTCGGTGGATGCACTTCATGACCGGCAACCTGTCGTTCCAGATCGAGCACCACCTGTTCCCCGATCTGCCCAGTAACCGCTACCAGGAGATCGCGCCGCAGGTCGCCGAACTCTTCGAGCGCTACGGGCTGACCTACACCAGCGGCTCACTGCCGCGACAGGTCGCGTCGGCGTGGCGGAAGGTGTTCCGGCTCTCCCTGCCCAACCGATACGCGACGATGCGCTTGCCGCGCCTCCGGTTGCGGCGGGCACCGGCAGCCACGCCGGAGCTGGCAGCAGCCGCGTAATTCTGTTGTTACCGTGAGCTATTCACGTCATCAGTGAGTGCCTGGGCTTCCTCGCAGGACATCGCGCCGTTGGCGGTGCTGCCTACGGTTACCGACACCTATGCCGCGGATTGCAGTCACTATGTGACCGCAATCCGCGGCGTAAGCGCCTTCAGGAAGCAGCGTCGCCACCGCACCTTGAGCTGCAGGCCATGTGCCCTTGGACGGCCCGCCGCAGATCAACGGATGTGCCCGCCCAGCGACGCCGTGATCAGGGCTGGTGGCGTGTAGGAAGCGAACAAGTTGGCCCGTTCTTGGAGGGTCAAATTCCGTCGGGCCCACAGGCGTCGAAATCCCTGTCGCGCCAATGTAATCCACGAAGGTAGCAGCGAAGTCGTCATTTCGTGGTGGTGACGTGCAACCATGACCATTGAGAATCTCCTTGATGTGAGGTGGAACGGCCGTCTGTCAGATTCAGTCGAAACCGTTCAGGGACAGTGGTGTTCGTTGGCGGTTTGGGCTGCTCCGAGCCGGTCGTAGACCTGCCACCAGATCGCTTCGTGAGCGCTTGCCGACAAGCGGCCCTGATCACGCAACATGTCTACGGCCCGGAGCTTGCCTACCAGTACTTTCAGCTCGACGTACTCGGCTTCGAATTGCTCATCGGGTCGGCCGGCGAACCGGGTGATGCAGAGTGTCCGAATCTGAGCGTGCGATCGTGCGACCCGGGCGAAGAGCGCGACCCCAACTCCCAGCCACACGACGGTCGGAATGGCGAACTGCAGCCAGGATGTCGCAGCACCAAGCAGCAGAAGGGAAAACAGCCACAGGACGGTGCCCCACGTCGGCCACGCCCGCCACGCGCGCAGCCAACGGCGCTCGACATTGTCGATGCCAGGTGGGTACACGACCAGCCAATAGCGTGTGACGCCGTAGCGGGTGGGTGAGACGCTCAACGACCCCCACACGTGGTCGCCGTCCAGCAGGCGAGTCCACCACCGCCTGGAGGCAGGCGCCCAACTGGGCAGCGGCTGGGGCCAGCGATCACCGCCGACCCAGTAGTGCGGGTTCTCCATGTATGTCGGTCTACTCGCTCGCCGGCGGGACGGACGGGATGTGTACGGAATCCTTACGCAGCTGGAGGCGATCTTTACAGCGGGTGTTCAGATCGCGTCAAGACCAGGTCATATTCCTCGGATGCGGGTCTAACGTCGGCCCCCGCGGCGCGTGGCATGCCGCAGGCTGACGCAGGAGGGGCAGTGACTATGCATTGGGGACCGGCGGCGTGGCTGCAACTCATCACGATCGTCGCGATCCTGGCTCTGCTGCATGTGCCGTTGGGCAACTACATCGCATCGGTCTACTCCAGCGAAAGGCATTGGCGTGCTGAGCGATTGATCTATCGAATAGTTGGAGTGCAGCCGGATCGCGAACAGCATTGGGTCTGGTACGCGGCATCGGTGGTCGCGTTCTCGGTGGTCAGCGTGGCCGCGCTGTTCAGTCTGCTGATGCTGCAAACGCAGCTGCCCGCACCTTGGGGCGCACCAGGAATGACGCCGTTGCTCGCGCTGAACACGGCGGTCAGCTTCGTCACCAACACCAGTTGGCAGAACTATGCCGGCGAGTCGACGCTCGGTCATTTCGGACTGACCGTCGGCCTGGGCGTGCATGCCTTCGCCAGCTCCGCTGTCGGCATCGCCGTGGCCATCGCGCTGATACGCGGCATCGTGCGTCGTCAGACATTCGAACTCGGCAATTTCTGGGTGGACCTGGTGCGCGGCATCATCCGGATCCTGATCCCGATGGCGTTGATCATTGCGGTTCTGCTCACCGCACTCGGTGTGATGGAGACTTTCGGTCCGGCACAGGCGATCGGCAGCCTGGCCGGCGGCTCGCAGACCTTGCCGTCCGCGCCGGTTGCGTCGTGGGAGTCCATCAAGCTGATGTCCGGCGACGGCGGTGGTGCCTTCAACGCCAACAGTGCGCACCCGTTCGAGAACCCGACACCGCTGACCAACGTCATCGAGATCGTGACCATGGCCGTCATCCCGGTGTCGCTGGTCCGCACCTACGGTGTCATGGTCGGCGACCGGCGTCAGGGCTGGGCCTTGCTGGCCGTAGTTGTCACGCTGTTCGGGTTGGGTACCGCGGCCGTCGGGATGTCGGAAGCGATGCCGCACGGCACCATCGCCGGTGCGGTCGGTACTGCGCTGGAAGGCAAGGAGATTCGCTTCGGAATGCCCGGTAGTGCGCAGTTCGGCCAGGTGGCCACCGCTACCGCGGACGGCGCGGCCAACTCGTCGTACGACAGTTTCACCAGCGTTGGTGGCGGCGTGCTGATGGCCAACATGATGCTGGGCGAGATCAGCCCCGGCGGCACGGGCAGCGGACTGTACGGTTTGGTCGTCATCGCGCTGCTCGCCGTGTTCCTCGGCGGTCTGATGATCGGCCGCACGCCGGAGTATCTGGGCAAGCGGGTCAGCGCCCGGGAGATGAAGTTGGTCAGTCTGGCAGTGCTCACCCCGCCGGTGACGGTACTGACCGGCGTCGCGATCTCGATGGCGCTGCCGGCCGGCGCCAACGCCACGACCAACTCCGGCCCGCACGGGCTGTCCGAGGTGCTGTATGCGTTCACCAGTTGTGTCGCGGGTAACGGCAGCGCGTTCGGCGGATTCAGCGGCAACACAACAGGATTCAACATCAGTCTGGCGGTGGCAATGATCATCGGCCGGTTCGTGCCGATGATGCTGGTGCTCGCCCTGGCCGCCAGCTTCGCCAGGCAAAGTTCCGGGGCAGTCACCGACGGCACTCTGCGCACTCATCAACCATCGTTCGTGGGGCTGATGATCGGCGCCGCCCTGATCGTGGTCGGACTGGAGTACCTGCCGGCACTCGCGTTGGGCCCCATCGTCGAACGGTTGTCCTAGCAGGCTGTCGGTGCGCTGCGGTCGGGCGTCGCAGCTGATTCGATCCTCCGCGCCAATGCCACGAATGGCGCGCGCCGCACCGCTTCCGACGTGCCCGGTGCCTCCGGATGCCACTGCACCGCAAGCACCCAACCGTCGACGGCCTCGAACGACTCGATCAGGCCGTCGGCAGCATAACCCGTCGCCACCAGCCCGGCGCCCAGCGATGCGATGCCCTGGTGGTGCGCCGACGCCACGACGATCCGGTCAGAGTCATGTGCGGCGTGGACTCGGCTATCTGCTGTCAGGGCAACCGTGTGCCAACCGAACAGCTCGCCGGCCGTCACGCTCCGGTGCGGGACTTCACTTGGTACCAAGTCGATCTGGAGATCGCCACCCCGAAGTACGTTCAGTACCTGCGCTCCACGACAGATGCCGAGCACCGGCAAGCCGGCGTCCTGTGCCCGCGCCGCCAAGGTGAAGTCGAGTTCGTCCTGCTCGTCGTTGACGTCGTACACCACCTCGGTAGTGGCCTGTCCGTACCGTTGCGGGTTGATATCGCCGCCACCGGGCAGCACGAGTCCACTGACGCCGGACAGTGCAACGAACGGGTCGTCGACCACCAGCGGGGTAAGCCCGGCATCGGCGACCAGATCGACAATCCGGTCGAAGAGCTCATTCGCCGCGATGACTCGTGGGTCGTCTCCCAGTGAGAACCGGCGCGGCACGACAACAACCGGTCCGGCCACTCTTGTCGCCACGGGTTCAGAAGTATCCGGAGTTGGGCGGAAGCGCGCCGTTGACAACGAAATCTCCAGTCGCCCAGGCCTTGTACGCCAGCGGGTTGTGGCTTGCGATGGTTCGCGCATTGCGCCAGTGCCGGTCCAGGTTCAGTGTTCGCGCGGTGGCCGACGCACCGCCGGTGTCGAACAGTCGCTGCGCGGCATCGAGGGTGAGCCGCTCCGCGACGAGTTGGGCCTTCGCCACCTCGATCGCGGCCGCACCGATGGCCTGTTGGTCGTCGATCTGGCCGGAGTCCACCACCCGATCCAGTTCCGCAGCGGCACCGAGCGTGACCGCAGTGGCGGTCGACGTCCAGGCCGCGATCTCCCCGACCGCCTGCAGGATGAACGGGTCCTGCGTGGCCGAGGGGGTCAGCGCGTGCGCGGCGGGACGTGCCTTGTTCTGGACGAACCAGATGGCATCTCGCAAGGCGCCCTTGGCAATTCCCACTGCCACCGCCGTCAGGTACAGCTGCAGGAAGGTCTGGCTGTGCGCGAGCCGATGATCCTCGGGTACCAGCGACACCTCGTCCTCGTCCACCAGCACCGACTCGAAAGTCGTTGCACCGCTGGCAGTCAGCCGCTGCCCGAACCCGTCCCAGTCATCGAACAACGTCACGCCCTGCCGGTCGGCCGGAATGATCACGTGTACTTCGCGGCCGTCCTCGCGTTCGGCCGAGACGGCGATCAAGTCGGAGTAGAGGGTGCCGGTCGAGTAGAACTTCTTGCCGTCCAACCGGTATCGGCCGTCACCAGTGGCACGCAACGTGGTGCCGATCGCGGCCGGGGATGCACCCGCGGCCTCGGTGATCGCGTTGCCGACGATCTTTCCGCTGAGGACATCGGGGAACCAGCGGGCCCGCAGAGCGTCGTCCCCGCGGTTACCCAGAAGCCGCTCGACGAATCCGAAATGTGCGCGCAGCGCCTGCGCCACGTTGGAGCTGGCCTGCGCGATCTCGATAACCGTCTCGATGACATCGACGATGGAACCGCCTGGTCCACCGTATTCCCGGGGATTCGGAGTGCGAGGACGCCGGTGTCGGCGATCGCGCGAATCGCCTCATGGTGCAACGTCCGGGTCAGCTCATGTTGGGCGTCGTCCGCGCCGAGCTTCTCGACAACGGACTCCAGCGACGCCCGCCGGTCCGCGACAGACCCTGCGGCCAATGCCGTGATGGTCATGGGATTTTCCTTCTCAACTCAGCGGAACAGGGGCAGGATGTGGGTCGCGAAGCGTTCCATCTCGGTCTCCAGAGGCTGGAACTGGAGCATGAACAGGTCGATACCGAGGCTCGCGAATGTCGTGATCCGTTCGGCCACTTGCTCATAACTGCCGATGAGTCCGGCCAGGGTACCGCCGTTGGTACCCACACGGGCGACACCCTCGTGCACCTTGAACATCGCCGTGGCGGGATCGGCTCCCACCGTGCGGTCCCGCTGTCCCGAACCGTCGACCAGGCCCTGCAGGTACTCGAATTCGTCCTGCGCTTCTTCCTCCGAATCACGGGCGATGACGAATGCGGACAGCCCGAACTGCAAGGGCTCCGGCTTGTTCCGCTCGCGACGCCGCATGTCGTCGATGATGTCGGCCGCATCCTGTGGCGGTCGCCCGTTGAGGAAGAACACGTCGGCCTGAGCTGCCGCCAGGGCGCGCGCCGCTTCGGACTCCCCGCCGAGGTAGACACGCGGGGTCCGTTCGAGGGCCGGCCGCAATTGAGCACCGGCTGCGACGGCCCCGTCCAGCCCGGACTCGATGGCGTCGCCGCGCCACAGCCGACCGACGACGTCGAGCCACTCCCGGGAGTACTCGTATCGGTCACCGT encodes the following:
- a CDS encoding acyl-CoA dehydrogenase family protein — its product is MVDVIETVIEIAQASSNVAQALRAHFGFVERLLGNRGDDALRARWFPDVLSGKIVGNAITEAAGASPAAIGTTLRATGDGRYRLDGKKFYSTGTLYSDLIAVSAEREDGREVHVIIPADRQGVTLFDDWDGFGQRLTASGATTFESVLVDEDEVSLVPEDHRLAHSQTFLQLYLTAVAVGIAKGALRDAIWFVQNKARPAAHALTPSATQDPFILQAVGEIAAWTSTATAVTLGAAAELDRVVDSGQIDDQQAIGAAAIEVAKAQLVAERLTLDAAQRLFDTGGASATARTLNLDRHWRNARTIASHNPLAYKAWATGDFVVNGALPPNSGYF
- a CDS encoding fatty acid desaturase family protein, which translates into the protein MTAIQRKLNNPVAHLSEADIENIGIELDAIRANVIASRGEQDAAYIRKVIAGQRKLELTSRAVLLFSLFPPAWIAGTAGLAVSKIIDNMEIGHNVMHGQWDWMRDPKIHSTTWEWDSASPAAMWKHSHNELHHTYTNVLGKDQDLGYGIMRVDEDQRWSPFYLMQPLTNFINACFFQYGIAAYDLQIGRYLKGKTDKEEFRRQGKEVLAKTGRQALKDYVLHPLLSGPSALTTLTANLTANLIRNWWTHSVIMCGHFPEGVETFEKASIEGETRGEWYLRQMLGSANISGGRWMHFMTGNLSFQIEHHLFPDLPSNRYQEIAPQVAELFERYGLTYTSGSLPRQVASAWRKVFRLSLPNRYATMRLPRLRLRRAPAATPELAAAA
- a CDS encoding ferredoxin reductase, producing the protein MTTTSVRPTAAGLRRRVLELAERITTPLLPGDYLDLVAPLRSGAPLRGRITAVHPETRDCVTVTIKPGSGWQSHIPGQYARIGIDVDGVRQWRTYSLTSHTDRPDGHIAITVKAVADGTVSNYLVRRATVGTLVHLDQAAGDFVLPTAAPDKLLFVAAGSGVTPIMGILRNLADSRDTDAVVVHCAPTPDDMIFAGELRELAARGRIRLIEVHTATDGRLDVTRLQELVGDLTGRHTWACGPAGLLDALQQHWTKSGMADRLHTERFRAEILATGDGGTVTFSKSGTTTEAAGDQTLLDTGEAAGVLMPSGCRMGVCFGCVVPLRRGAVRDVRTGDLTTAVEGDGVVIQTCISAAAGACDIDI
- a CDS encoding LLM class flavin-dependent oxidoreductase, producing the protein MTATLAAPRFGVWAPVYGTWGARTHPIEVPDASYRRTRDLIVRAEELGFDSTLVAQHVLHPGGAEHDVLETWSTLAGLAEATSRVELIGAIKPLLFNPLVFAKTVANIEQIASDRVAINLVSGWFLPELEAIGLGDVTHGDRYEYSREWLDVVGRLWRGDAIESGLDGAVAAGAQLRPALERTPRVYLGGESEAARALAAAQADVFFLNGRPPQDAADIIDDMRRRERNKPEPLQFGLSAFVIARDSEEEAQDEFEYLQGLVDGSGQRDRTVGADPATAMFKVHEGVARVGTNGGTLAGLIGSYEQVAERITTFASLGIDLFMLQFQPLETEMERFATHILPLFR
- a CDS encoding gamma-glutamyl-gamma-aminobutyrate hydrolase family protein, with the translated sequence MATRVAGPVVVVPRRFSLGDDPRVIAANELFDRIVDLVADAGLTPLVVDDPFVALSGVSGLVLPGGGDINPQRYGQATTEVVYDVNDEQDELDFTLAARAQDAGLPVLGICRGAQVLNVLRGGDLQIDLVPSEVPHRSVTAGELFGWHTVALTADSRVHAAHDSDRIVVASAHHQGIASLGAGLVATGYAADGLIESFEAVDGWVLAVQWHPEAPGTSEAVRRAPFVALARRIESAATPDRSAPTAC
- a CDS encoding DUF6611 family protein — encoded protein: MENPHYWVGGDRWPQPLPSWAPASRRWWTRLLDGDHVWGSLSVSPTRYGVTRYWLVVYPPGIDNVERRWLRAWRAWPTWGTVLWLFSLLLLGAATSWLQFAIPTVVWLGVGVALFARVARSHAQIRTLCITRFAGRPDEQFEAEYVELKVLVGKLRAVDMLRDQGRLSASAHEAIWWQVYDRLGAAQTANEHHCP
- the kdpA gene encoding potassium-transporting ATPase subunit KdpA, which gives rise to MHWGPAAWLQLITIVAILALLHVPLGNYIASVYSSERHWRAERLIYRIVGVQPDREQHWVWYAASVVAFSVVSVAALFSLLMLQTQLPAPWGAPGMTPLLALNTAVSFVTNTSWQNYAGESTLGHFGLTVGLGVHAFASSAVGIAVAIALIRGIVRRQTFELGNFWVDLVRGIIRILIPMALIIAVLLTALGVMETFGPAQAIGSLAGGSQTLPSAPVASWESIKLMSGDGGGAFNANSAHPFENPTPLTNVIEIVTMAVIPVSLVRTYGVMVGDRRQGWALLAVVVTLFGLGTAAVGMSEAMPHGTIAGAVGTALEGKEIRFGMPGSAQFGQVATATADGAANSSYDSFTSVGGGVLMANMMLGEISPGGTGSGLYGLVVIALLAVFLGGLMIGRTPEYLGKRVSAREMKLVSLAVLTPPVTVLTGVAISMALPAGANATTNSGPHGLSEVLYAFTSCVAGNGSAFGGFSGNTTGFNISLAVAMIIGRFVPMMLVLALAASFARQSSGAVTDGTLRTHQPSFVGLMIGAALIVVGLEYLPALALGPIVERLS